In Uranotaenia lowii strain MFRU-FL chromosome 2, ASM2978415v1, whole genome shotgun sequence, one genomic interval encodes:
- the LOC129741538 gene encoding uncharacterized protein LOC129741538 — protein sequence MDSGAMANFVSERLMKSRIHATVKSSKTDCTFSLDFLVVLRVTGSLPSWKLDVSNWPKDIRLTDPKSFEPNRIDMLIGSEKFYDLMDAGKIRMSVELPLLQESRLGWLAAGPVHSSESIACVRIHQVMPVEPADERLDELMKRFWCIEEQKDGRYVVQLPFRVDAELLGESRNQAVKRFKVLEKRLEAYPNTKQMYSNFIKEYIELGHARYLNTEEATEHNTYYFPQHCVIKPDSSTTKLRVVIAASAKTTTNYSLNDVLMSAPTIQSSLFDIILKWRSHIYVYIGDS from the exons ATGGATTCCGGTGCTATGGCCAACTTCGTGTCGGAGCGATTAA TGAAATCCCGAATTCATGCCACCGTCAAATCCAGCAAAACCGATTGCACTTTCTCGCTTGACTTCCTTGTTGTTCTCCGAGTCACCGGTTCGCTGCCGTCGTGGAAGTTGGATGTTTCCAACTGGCCAAAGGATATCCGATTGACTGACCCCAAGTCCTTCGAACCCAATCGCATTGACATGCTCATCGGATCCGAAAAGTTTTACGACTTGATGGACGCTGGCAAGATTCGAATGTCCGTCGAACTCCCGTTACTACAAGAAAGCCGACTTGGTTGGCTAGCTGCGGGACCAGTTCATTCTTCTGAAAGTATAGCGTGTGTTCGTATCCACCAAGTAATGCCAGTTGAACCTGCTGATGAGCGTCTTGACGAGCTGATGAAACGCTTCTGGTGCATTGAAGAACA AAAGGACGGACGGTACGTAGTGCAACTTCCGTTCCGTGTCGATGCCGAATTATTAGGAGAATCCAGAAATCAAGCAGTCAAACGATTCAAGGTACTCGAGAAGAGATTGGAGGCATACCCCAATACGAAGCAAATGTACTCGAACTTCATCAAGGAATACATCGAGCTTGGTCACGCAAGATATCTGAACACGGAAGAAGCGACTGAACACAACACCTACTACTTTCCGCAACACTGCGTGATAAAACCCGACAGCTCGACTACCAAGCTGAGAGTGGTGATTGCCGCCTCAGCTAAGACGACCACGAACTATTCCTTGAATGACGTGTTGATGAGCGCTCCAACTATCCAAAGCTCCCTGTTTGATATTATTCTGAAGTGGCGTTCGCACATATACGTTTACATTGGTGATAGTTGA